A region of Lycium barbarum isolate Lr01 chromosome 3, ASM1917538v2, whole genome shotgun sequence DNA encodes the following proteins:
- the LOC132634057 gene encoding uncharacterized protein LOC132634057, which yields MSDSPSSVAGVPSTPTTPNISIGSTSGSSTSSWLVISVVGEKFVPNGHFISKSITETFKERQDATGYSWKDVSESTSKFYWHEFVKLYQWNPSETTVIEHT from the exons ATGAGTGATTCGCCATCATCAGTTGCCGGTGTTCCTAGTACTCCTACTACTCCAAATATCTCTATTGGGTCTACTAGCGGCTCATCGACATCTAGTTGGTTGGTCATCTCAGTTGTAGGAGAAAA GTTTGTTCCTAATGGCCATTTTATTTCGAAGAGCATCACAGAAACATTCAAGGAACGACAAGATGCTACTGGTTACTCATGGAAGGATGTTAGTGAATCCACTAGTAAATTCTATTGGCATGAATTTGTG aaattaTATCAGTGGAACCCTTCTGAGACTACCGTAATCGAACACACCTAG